Genomic window (Candidatus Dormiibacterota bacterium):
CACCAGCACCTCGACGTTGTGCATCCACGAGTTGTTGGACCGGAGGTGGCGGCGGCCCACCAGCACCAGGCCGCCGGCCAGCCGGTCGAGCGACCCGCGCAGCCGCTCGAGGTCGGCGAGCAGCGGCGCCGGAGCCAGCTCCACGGTGCCGGACCCGGTGCGCAGCGCGCCCGGCAGCCGGGGCCGGAGCGGCCCCAGGTCGAGGCCGTGAGGGTGGGCCAGGAGCCGCTCGAGGGTGAGCCCCCCGGGGGCCGCGCCGAAGCCGTCGCCGTAGGGGCCGACCCGCAGGTGGAGGTCGAGCAGCCGCTCCGGGCCGCGCCGCGGCGCCAGCATTCCGAGCAGCTCGGCGGGGTCGCGCCCCTCCACGCGTGAGCCGCGCAGGGTGACCGACCGCTCCACCTCCGCGGCGGCGACGGCATCGTCGAGCGCCTCCACCGGCGCCGCCGCACCCTGGCCGCCGAGGATGGCGCCGAGGCGGAGGAGCACCTCCCACTCGTCGGGGGTGCCCGGCTCCAGCGGCAGCACCGGCGGCGAGTAGTGGGCGACGTTGCGCACCGCCAGCTGCAGCAGCAGCAGGTCGTAGTGGGCGCGCGAGAGCGGCCCCGGCGCGGGCAGCACCACGTCGGCGTGCCGGGTGGTCTCGTTCACGTAGATGTCGACGCCGACCATGAAGTCGAGGCCGGCGAGGGCCCGCTCCAGCCGGCCGGCGTCGGGGTGGCTGAGCACCGGGTTGCCGGCACAGGTGATCAGCGCCCGCACCCGGCCCTCGCCGGGGGTGTCGATCTCCTCGGCGAGGCAGGCGGCGGGCAGCTCGCCGAGCACCTCGGGCAGGCCCCGCACCCGGCTCCGCCAGCGCCCGGTGACGAAGCCGCGCCCGCGGCCGGGCACTCCCACGGTGTTGCGGGCCCCGGCGGCGGCGGCCGGGAACATCGCCCCGCCCTCGCGGTCGAGGTTGCCGGTGAGCGCGTTGAGGACGTCCACCAGCCAGCTCGCCAGGGTGCCGAACTCCTGGGTGCAGGTGCCGATGCGCCCGTAGACGGCCGCGCTCGGCGCCGCGGCGAGCTCGCGGGCGAGCCGGCGGATGGTGGCGGCGTCGACCCGGCAGACCGGGGCCACCGCCTCGGGGGTGAAGGGGGCCAGCGCGGCCCCCACCTCGTCGACCCCGCTGAGGTGGCCGGCGAGCCGCCCCGGCGCCACCAGCCCCTCGGCGAAGAGGGTGCTCGCCATCGCCGCCAGCAGGTGGGCGTCGGTGCCCGGCCGGATGGCGACGTGCTCGTCCGCCGCCTCGGCGGTGCGGCTGCGCCGCGGGTCGACCACCACCAGCCGGCCACCCCGCTCCCGCAGCCGCCGCAGCCGGCCGCGCATGTCGGGCGCGGTCATCAGGCTGCCGTTCGACTCCAGCGGGTTGGCGCCGAGGATCAGCAGGTGCTGGGTGCGGTCGACGTCGGGGACGGGGATGCTCAGCGGCGCGCCGAACATCAGCCCGCTGCTGACGTGCTTGGGCATCTGGTCGAGGGTGCTCGCCGAGTAGATGTTGGGGGTGCCGGCGGCGCGGAGCATGTGCGGGAGGTAGAGGGCGCCGGCGATCCCGTGGGCGTTGGGGTTGCCGGCGTAGACGGCGAGGGCCTGGCGGCCGTGCCCGGCGAGCACCGCGCCCAGGCCCCGCTCCACCTCGGCGAACGCCTCCTCCCAGCCCGCCGGCCGGAGCTCACCGTCGCGGCGCA
Coding sequences:
- a CDS encoding molybdopterin-dependent oxidoreductase, whose product is MPDRTALRTCPLCEATCGLELTLRDREVLSVRGDREDVLSHGYICPKAVGVSALERDPDRVRTPLVRRDGELRPAGWEEAFAEVERGLGAVLAGHGRQALAVYAGNPNAHGIAGALYLPHMLRAAGTPNIYSASTLDQMPKHVSSGLMFGAPLSIPVPDVDRTQHLLILGANPLESNGSLMTAPDMRGRLRRLRERGGRLVVVDPRRSRTAEAADEHVAIRPGTDAHLLAAMASTLFAEGLVAPGRLAGHLSGVDEVGAALAPFTPEAVAPVCRVDAATIRRLARELAAAPSAAVYGRIGTCTQEFGTLASWLVDVLNALTGNLDREGGAMFPAAAAGARNTVGVPGRGRGFVTGRWRSRVRGLPEVLGELPAACLAEEIDTPGEGRVRALITCAGNPVLSHPDAGRLERALAGLDFMVGVDIYVNETTRHADVVLPAPGPLSRAHYDLLLLQLAVRNVAHYSPPVLPLEPGTPDEWEVLLRLGAILGGQGAAAPVEALDDAVAAAEVERSVTLRGSRVEGRDPAELLGMLAPRRGPERLLDLHLRVGPYGDGFGAAPGGLTLERLLAHPHGLDLGPLRPRLPGALRTGSGTVELAPAPLLADLERLRGSLDRLAGGLVLVGRRHLRSNNSWMHNVEVLVRGPERCTLQVHPDDARERGLVDGGRARVGSRVGRVDIAVEVTDAVMPGVVSIPHGWGHQGTAMRVAAAHPGVNVNLLVDGSMVDPLSGNAVLNGVPVTVEAVPAA